In Camelina sativa cultivar DH55 chromosome 13, Cs, whole genome shotgun sequence, the genomic window NNNNNNNNNNNNNNNNNNNNNNNNNNNNNNNNNNNNNNNNNNNNNNNNNNNNNNNNNNNNNNNNNNNNNNNNNNNNNNNNNNNNNNNNNNNNNNNNNNNNNNNNNNNNNNNNNNNNNNNNNNNNNNNNNNNNNNNNNNNNNNNNNNNNNNNNNNNNNNNNNNNNNNNNNNNNNNNNNNNNNNNNNNNNNNNNNNNNNNNNNNNNNNNNNNNNNNNNNNNNNNNNNNNNNNNNNNNNNNNNNNNNNNNNNNNNNNNNNNNCCACAAGAAACCAGCTGAATTGGATGTTTACCAATGATATTGCCCTATGAAGAGCTTTGACGCTTGAGCATCTTATGGTATGTTTACCCTCTTCAATGTGAAGAAAGCAATCCTTGGGAACCAAACTTGGCGTCCAAAGCATGCAAGCCATTGTCATAAGCCATATTCCTTGGAAGGAAACACTAACTGACCGAACAAAACTCAACACGAAGCTGCTTGGTAATGCGATTCCCAAGAGTGTTGTGACCAAAGAGACAAAAACTACCAGTTGGAGCAACAAATGGTAGTGTCCCTCAACGCCTGTGTGGTCTGACGAGTGGaaatggaagaggaagagtTGTTGGGCGAAGGCGAGGGCCGCGATCAAGTTGAGGAGGGCCCTATGAGCCACTGGCCTTGTTTTATCAAATACAATGGCGAAGGCTGCATAGGTGATGAAGGTGAGAGAGATGCAAGAGTGTTCAAAGTTATGGAGATGGTTTGATGGGATGGTCCCATCATTGGGATCAAATGGTTGGTGATTCTTTTGTCCAAGGAAGAGTTCAACAGAAATGGAAAGTGAGGAGCCTATAATGATCGCGAGAGGCTCTACATATCTTGGTTTGGATACGGGAAACCATAAAGGTGAAATGTATGATTTTGGGTGtagagaaaataatttgatgTGGCTAAAGAGGTGCCATAGACCAagtgcaaagaagaaaaagcccGGTAGAATGTGACCCACCAATGTTCCCATGTTTGAAGCTTTTGGATGTTGATATTATGGATATATAGTCCTATAAATATAACTTTGGAAAAGTAATGAATTGAAGATGACTATTAGAGTTGATGAGCAGAGAGATTATGCACCATTTCTAGACTTTGCTTCAAGAATGATGATGCTTTGTGTCTGGTCATGTCTGTGTAAGGCAAGTGAGAAGACACGATTcgattttatatttgtaaattgtaataaatCGATCTAAAGTAACTTGGAAGTATAGACTTACGACCTTACGTGTATATGTTTACgttatcatatatatgtttatggcCTTTCCAATATGTGCATAGGCTATTTGGGCCTCTCATTTCTAGTAAACTATAGATTAGGTCTTTTGTGCAACCCAATTTAGAGAAATACAACCGATATGTTTGCAAGAAATAAAGCCACATTTTTCTCTCAACAAAGATAACTTGCGCTTTGGTATTTTTTGAGGGGGGAGGGAACGAGACAATATTCATTTAGCTATGGTGGAGCtagatatttctatttttgtttggttgtagaTCTGACCCTTACTCCTCCTAGGCTCCCACCTTCCATTACTCGGAGTGAATCCACTTGTAcacaaaatatcttaattttaacTTATTTAAGTAAGAATAGCTCTATTTTTAACAcacgaaaaaaagaaagaggggTAAGAATagctaatttattaaataaattcagATAATTCTTCTCCAATAATTCAAGCGATCCAAATAGAAGTTAGAACCATATAGCTGAATAGCATCCATCCAGATAAGAAGTTTTAGCCTGGAGCACACTGCACAtaccttttattttaatttttaatgtttacaAATACGAATAATGACGTGAAAGTACCACTTTAGTTAAGCTTTATTTGGCTTTAAATTCAAAAGCAATAACTAAGTTTCTTTAAAAAAGGGCCCAAAGTGTTATTAATACAAAATTCCAAACACCCATAACATCATGTCCACGTGGTCTCGACCGACCACTTCAACACCCGAAAAGCcctgaaatattttaataaattaaataaagtaaaaaattacaCCCGTTCAATGCATAttactcttttcttctctccaaaGATATAATCTACTTCTTTATATATCTACACACAACACATACAAGAGTCATCTAGATCTTACTTACACAATCTAAAAACCTAGTTGTTCTTTATCAAAAAATCCAGAGAAGACCAAGAACAAGGCATGGCGAGATCACCATACTACGGCTCATCGTACTTAGACTACCTCTCTCTCCCAAACccacatctctgtttcttcttcatcgtcgtcttcttcgtgTTTTCCCTCACATGGTACTTGAACTACGAGTCCGTCCTCGAAGACACCCTTGACCAGCTCAAGCTCATCCTCATGTTCAcccctctcttcctcctcctcctcgt contains:
- the LOC104736056 gene encoding uncharacterized protein LOC104736056, whose protein sequence is MARSPYYGSSYLDYLSLPNPHLCFFFIVVFFVFSLTWYLNYESVLEDTLDQLKLILMFTPLFLLLLVHFFSGGLSFYVPWPEQDSIHRAGSSPWGVAAVLVLILFMVSYQSDFQERWFPFGGK